GGTGCTGTTCCGGATATTGGACATAACCCGTTGGGTGTTGCATGGAACTTGTTTGTTCGCACCATCAAGATACCAATTATATGCAACTTAGCCCAACGGGTTTTTTGTGTCCGTACGTCAGAATCGCACAGCTTAGGTGATAGTAATACCTACCCTGCTGCTTGCCGCATGCGGAGTCCCAGGCAAGGAGGCAGTGCTCATTGATGAAGCCACTCGTGCAGAGTTGATTCGTTTAATGCAGGTTGATCAGCAGATCAGGAACGAGATTCTCGAATCTGGCGCGTCGTTTGAGGAACGTGGGAAGGAGGTGATTGCCATTGATTCAGCCAGTACCGAGTATCTGAAAGGTGTTGTAGAACGCTATGGCTGGCCTGATAGCATGATTGCAGGGTCAGAAGCATCACATGCTGCATTTCTCTTGGTTCAGCATTCAAATGACAACGATTTTCAGAAGCATGCACTGACGCTCATGACTGAGGTGCTTGATCATGGCGGAATCGACCTGGAGGACTATGCGTTTTTGTATGACAGGGTCCAGGTGCGCGAAGGAAAACCTCAGAAGTATGGATCTCAAGCGTACTCGGACAGCCTGGGCGTCTACCATTTCTACCCTATAGCTGATTCAATCAACATCGACGCCCGGCGTGCAGAAATGGGAATGATGCCGTTTTCAGACTACATCAGGTTGATGAAGCAAGTTTATCAATTTGAGTAGATCTCGGGTTTGTCAGAATGCAGAGCAAGCGCATGTTGCTGACTCGCCTATCTGTTTTACTGATCTGAAACGGTTATTTTCTGGCAGGGGAGCGCTGGCTCGCCGCAAATCCGCCAACCGTTCGCCGTGGAAAAAATCCGCTCATGGACAAAAAACTCCTCGTCATCGCAATCGCAGTCGGCGCCATGGTGATAACGACGTTGATTCAGGTCTTCATGCAGGGTCGCGAGTGGACTCCGAAAGGAAAGTTGCTGGTATGGGTCACCTTCCTCGCAGGTCTTGCGGTCTTGATTGGGTTCTCGATCTTTTTCCTGATGCGTTAGCTGGTGACCGCCCGCTATGATTTCGAATTCCTCGTTGAGCGCTCTTGAAGGCAGACATCAGCGACATGACCGGGCTGCACCGTATTGGGCAGCGACCCTTGTTGTTTTAGGTGCTACAGGCGTTTCGACGACATTTTTATCGTTGGGAGCATTCTGGGATGGATATGTACTCGACATCACGGGTCCCGCGTGGAATTACATCCTGTTTCGACGACTCTTCCACGGGTATGCCGACGACGCATGGACTCGATTCTTCACTCCCACGCGAACGCTGCTCATTTTTCTGGTTGTTGCTTTCGGGATCGAGTTCATCCAGTATCTGGAGCTATACGATTCTACGTTTGACCCATGGGACCTTGTGGCGTACATCTTCCTCTTGCTTCCCCTCTACGTTGTTGATTCCATGGTCAGGAGGGGGTAGTCGGACGAATATGCGCATGTTGCGGACTCGCAGTTCTGGGCGTACTGACCGCTCTCGGTGCGGGGTCTTGGGTCCGATACAGTTTTGACAGGTCAGTTGAAGAGAGCTACCCGGAGCGATTCCTGGATGATGTCCAATACGACATCGCCGAGCTCGAGTTTGTGCTTGGCCAGCATGCTGTTGATGGACAACTCACGTCAACGGGTCCTGGGATCCTGGCGACACACGTGTTCGTGGCTTCCGGGGGCAGAGCTCCGGACCTTGGCAGAGGAACGTGGGACGAGGCACTTTCTTCCGGTCGTATCGCCCTGGTTCAGAACCTGGGTGTCCTGTCGGCACTGGCCAACCATGACAGAGCGATTCGTGAGTCGCAGGATGCATGGAAAAACAACCTGGAATTGCCCCTCTGGACAGCAACGATGCGTGCAATCGCAAGTGCCGTGCCAAGCCTGATGATGAGCGGCTGTTTGGAGGCCCCGGTAGCAGCCCGATGCACGGCAGAGATTCTGCCTTTTGAAGGCCGCCGAGTCATGGACATGATCTCGAATGAATCGTTTATCGGTGACTTGAATCGGGATTATGCCTTTCGCGGATTGGCCGGTGCCCTTATCATGCAGTCCGTTCTTCCCGCGGCCAGAAAGCTGGAAGCCGAACTCATGAATGAGTTGGGTTTCCAGGATTGATTCAAACTCTGTGACAAGCCCATGCCTGCCTTCCCCCCGCCCTAATCGTGCCGCAGGGCCGTGGCCGGGTTCAGGCGCGCGGCCGACCAGGTCTGGGAAAGCACCGTGACGACCGCAATCAGGAGCGCGATGACCGATGCGCCCACCAGGATGATCCAGTCCACGTCCACGCGGTAGGCGAATGAATCCAGCCACCGGTTCGATGCGAGCCACGCCAGCGGCCAGGCGAACACGTTCGCCAGCAGGACCCACTTGGCGAAATCCACCACCAGGAGCTGCATGATGGAGCCCGACGATGCGCCGAGCACCTTCCGCACGCCGATTTCCTTCGTCCGCTGCGTCGTGGCGTAGCTGGCCAGACCGAACAAACCAAGGCAGGCAATCAGAATGGCCAGCATGGAGAACACGTTCACGACCCGACCCGTCACCCGGTCGCGGGCGTAGATCTCGTCGAATTCGTCGTCCAGGAACGTGTAGGAGAACGGATAGTCCGGATACACCGATCGCCACGCCGCCTCGGCGGCACCCACGGCATCGGGCACCCGACCCGCCTGGACGCGGGCCACGACCGTGCCGCCGGGATTGGTCGCCAGCGGGAAAATGATGAGCGGCTCGATGGGCTGATGGATGCCGGAGAAGTTGAAGTCCCGGGCCACGCCAATGACCTGCGTCCCCACGGAGTCCTGTGTGCCGATGTAAATCCGGCGTCCGACGGGGTCGTCCCAGCCGAGCTGTCCGACGGCCGTCTCATTCACGATGACGACGCCCTGGTTGTCGGCCTCCCGGTTCCGGTCGAAATTCCGGCCCTGCGCCATCTCAATGCCGAGGGCCGGCAACGTCTCGGGGGCGGCGGCCATGTTGCTCCAGATCCAGATGTCCTCGTCGGGTACGCCCTCGGGCCGGACGCGCGTCCGCCCGAAACCCCGCCCCGGGACGTTGCCGGCCGTGGAAACCGATGTGAACGCCGCGTTCCGTTCGAGTTCATCCCGGAACAGGTCCTGTGTCTGGGCCATGCTGCCATCCACCATGTCCAGCAGCATGACCTGCTCCCGGTCGTAGCCCATGTCCCGCTCCTGGATGTAGCCGAGCTGTTTCTGCACCATGCCCGTCGTGCCAATGAGCGCAATGGACAGCGCGAACTGGAACACGACGAGCCCGACGCGGACGTACTGCCCGCTCCGGCTCGTCTTGAACCGCCCCTTGAGGACAGCGATGGGCTTGAACCGGGCGAGGACGAACGCCGGATACAGACCGGCCAGCACGCCGGCCACAAGCACCAGCAGCAGGGCCGACCCCACCAGCAACAGCGGATTGCCGGTGGCCAGGCGCAGGTTGGTCTCGGCAAGGGTATTCAAGGCCGGCAGGAGCGTCCAGGCCAGCACCAGGGCCAGTACGAGCGCCGTGAATGCCGTCAGCACGGATTCCACCATGAACTGGCGAACCAGCTGCCCCTCGGTCGAGCCGACCACCTTGCGCATGCCCACTTCGCGGGCCCGGTCGGTACTCCGGGCGGTCGACAGGTTCAGGTAGTTCACGACCGCAATCAGCAGGATGAGCAGTGCGATGGCCGCGAACACGATGACCGTATTCCGATCGCCCTTGTTCTGCACGGGGTCAAAAATCACGTCCGACGATCCGAGATGAACGTCGGTCAGTGGCTGCAAGGTGATGTCGAAGTTTTCGGCCACACCGTTGTCCCGGACGTGCTTCGTGAGCCGCGCATCGAACCCCTCGGCCGAGGCCCCGGGGGCGAAGCGCGCGTAGGTCGGCATGGCGACCGACCCCCATGTCTCGGTGAAAATGGGATTCGTGGAACCGGGCTGTTGGTTGGCCCGGGCCTGGGCACTGACCGTTTCCATGGAGCCGAGCGCATCGAACTCGAAATGCGTGTTCTCCGGGAGGTCGCGCAGGACGGCCGTCACGGTCAACTCCAGGCCACTGCCGGTCTGGACCGGCTGTCCGACGGCCGATTCGTTCCCGAACAGCGAGCGCGCCAGGGACTCCGTAAGCACGAGCGAATAGGGCTCCCGCAGAGCGGTTTCCGGATTGCCCTCCACGAACGCGAAGTCGAACACCTCGAATACGTTCGGATCGGCGTTTCGCAGCTGCTCGGCGTAGATGGGCATGTCGCTCCCCCGACGCAGCAACGTTTGGCCGCCGAACGTCATACGCACGGCCGCATCGATTTCCGGGAAGGCATCGGCAATCGTCCACCCCACCGCGGGCATGGTGATGCCCACCCGCTGATTGTTTGTTCCAAGCGCCTTGTCGACGGTCAGGACCCGATAGATCCGGTCCCGGTCCTGGTGCATGTCCTCGAACGAGACTTCCCGCTCAATGAACAGCACGATGAGCAGACAGGCGGCCATGCCGGCGGCGAGTCCGAAAATATTGATGAAGGCGTAGACGGGCTGGCGCCGGACGTGGCGCCAGAACAGGCGGGCTTGGTTCGAGAACATGTGCGTCTGAACGGATGATATGGTTCTGCGAGTGGGGGCCGCCGGGCTGCGTACGTATCATCCGGAAAGAAGGATGCACGGCGGCCCATCAAACCGTTCGGCTCTGTGCGTCCACGGTCCAGGTATCCACGACCTCGTCGCCGTCCACCACGTACACCTCGCGCTGCGTGTTCACGACGACACACGCGTGGTTGGGGATGATACGCACGGTGTCGCCCACGTCGAGGGTCGCCCCCCCGCGCACGCCGACCCAGCCGTGCTCTTCGGAGAGCCCCGTTATCCGGTGATGCGGCAGCGGCTCCATGGTCTGGTGGTTGTACAGGATGACCCCATATCCCTCGTGTCCGTAGGCGGAGTCGGAGGTGAAGACTTTCTTGCCGGCATCCAGGAAGAGGCGTTCGCCACCGTCCCGGTTCCGATGCTTCGAGATGACGGTGGCCTGGACGGTCAGGGCGCACTGGCGGTAGGAGGCCACGCCGAGGCCCACCTGCGTGGCATCGTGGAAGACGTAGTTTCCGGGGCGGATTTCGGTCACCCGAAATCCGCCCGTAACGGCGTTCTCGAAGTAGCGGAGGCTGGGGGTGGAGCCTATGCTTATCTCAAAGGCGGGGCGAACAGTATCTCCAGATTGCTTTCTGGCATCCTCTCGCGATGGTACAGCGAAACCGGCCTCGGTCGGCGCAACAGCCAAACCTGCCTTGGAAAGCCGGACGGCGGTCTCCAGCATGCGGTCGCGCTCGGCGTTGGAGGCCCGCCGCAGGGCCTGCTCCCGGGTTTCGCGGACGACGCCGTCGGCGTCGGGCTGCGGGCCGTAGTAGGCATCGCCCGCGTGGGTCAGGATGCCAATCAGGTCCAGGCCCGGCAGGTCCGCCATGGCGCGGGCCACCTCGGGCAAATCCGGATCGTCCCACTGCACACCGCATCGGTGGTAGCCGGCGTCGATTTCCAGGAGGACGCGGGCTCGGCGGTCGTGCGCGGCATACCAGTCCGAAACGGCGCGAGC
The sequence above is drawn from the Rhodothermales bacterium genome and encodes:
- a CDS encoding ABC transporter permease — its product is MFSNQARLFWRHVRRQPVYAFINIFGLAAGMAACLLIVLFIEREVSFEDMHQDRDRIYRVLTVDKALGTNNQRVGITMPAVGWTIADAFPEIDAAVRMTFGGQTLLRRGSDMPIYAEQLRNADPNVFEVFDFAFVEGNPETALREPYSLVLTESLARSLFGNESAVGQPVQTGSGLELTVTAVLRDLPENTHFEFDALGSMETVSAQARANQQPGSTNPIFTETWGSVAMPTYARFAPGASAEGFDARLTKHVRDNGVAENFDITLQPLTDVHLGSSDVIFDPVQNKGDRNTVIVFAAIALLILLIAVVNYLNLSTARSTDRAREVGMRKVVGSTEGQLVRQFMVESVLTAFTALVLALVLAWTLLPALNTLAETNLRLATGNPLLLVGSALLLVLVAGVLAGLYPAFVLARFKPIAVLKGRFKTSRSGQYVRVGLVVFQFALSIALIGTTGMVQKQLGYIQERDMGYDREQVMLLDMVDGSMAQTQDLFRDELERNAAFTSVSTAGNVPGRGFGRTRVRPEGVPDEDIWIWSNMAAAPETLPALGIEMAQGRNFDRNREADNQGVVIVNETAVGQLGWDDPVGRRIYIGTQDSVGTQVIGVARDFNFSGIHQPIEPLIIFPLATNPGGTVVARVQAGRVPDAVGAAEAAWRSVYPDYPFSYTFLDDEFDEIYARDRVTGRVVNVFSMLAILIACLGLFGLASYATTQRTKEIGVRKVLGASSGSIMQLLVVDFAKWVLLANVFAWPLAWLASNRWLDSFAYRVDVDWIILVGASVIALLIAVVTVLSQTWSAARLNPATALRHD
- a CDS encoding alanine racemase translates to MLISELPTPAVLIDRTRLQTNLDAMAERAETQGVALRPHTKTHKSVALAGLQRTAGATGLTVAKVGEAEVFAARGFTDIRLAYVTLGAEKWARLVRLEDAGARISFCVDTPEGARAVSDWYAAHDRRARVLLEIDAGYHRCGVQWDDPDLPEVARAMADLPGLDLIGILTHAGDAYYGPQPDADGVVRETREQALRRASNAERDRMLETAVRLSKAGLAVAPTEAGFAVPSREDARKQSGDTVRPAFEISIGSTPSLRYFENAVTGGFRVTEIRPGNYVFHDATQVGLGVASYRQCALTVQATVISKHRNRDGGERLFLDAGKKVFTSDSAYGHEGYGVILYNHQTMEPLPHHRITGLSEEHGWVGVRGGATLDVGDTVRIIPNHACVVVNTQREVYVVDGDEVVDTWTVDAQSRTV